In Populus trichocarpa isolate Nisqually-1 chromosome 7, P.trichocarpa_v4.1, whole genome shotgun sequence, the following proteins share a genomic window:
- the LOC18101132 gene encoding ribonuclease III domain-containing protein RNC1, chloroplastic — MELSSSFSQLPKISDISFSSSCAPFPLQIRYLKPHHKTLQNLGVFAVAIDPQELPKNSPQRLLKELAERKKTTSPKRRIPPKRFILKPPLDDKRLAQRFLNSPQLSLKQFPLLSSCLPSSRLNNADQTWIDEYLLEAKQALGYPLEPSDRFGDDNPAKQFDTLLYLAFQHPSCERTNARHVRSGHSRLCFLGQYVLELAFAEYFLQRYPRESPAPLRERVFGLIGKRNLPKWIKAASLHNLIFPYDNMDKLQRKEREPPVKSVFWAVFGAIYLCFGMPEVYRVLFEVFEMDPEAEDCQPKLRRQFEDVDYVSVEFEGKQLSWQDVAALQPPEDALFAHPRLFRACVPPGMHRFRGNIWDYESRPHVMRTLGYPLTMRDRIPDITKARNIELGLGLQLCFLHPSNYKFEHPRFCYERLEYVGQKIQDIVMAERLLMKHLDAPGKWLQEKHRRVLMNKFCGRYLREKHLHKYITYADKVQDAYEHNRRLRNPSTTAVNHSLHGLSYTIYGKPDVRRLMFDVFDFEQTQPKLV, encoded by the exons ATGGAActctcctcttctttctctcaATTACCAAAAATATCTGACATCTCCTTCTCATCTTCTTGTGCTCCTTTCCCCCTTCAAATCAGATACCTTAAACCCCACCACAAAACCCTACAAAATCTTGGTGTTTTTGCAGTCGCTATAGACCCACAAGAACTCCCTAAAAACAGCCCTCAAAGACTTCTTAAAGAACTAGCAGAACGCAAGAAAACCACATCCCCAAAGAGAAGAATACCCCCCAAAAGATTCATACTTAAACCCCCACTCGATGATAAAAGACTCGCACAGAGGTTTTTGAATAGCCCTCAACTGTCCCTCAAACAATTTCCATTATTGAGTTCTTGTTTGCCTTCTTCAAGGCTGAACAATGCTGATCAAACTTGGATTGATGAGTATTTGTTAGAAGCCAAACAAGCTTTGGGGTACCCTTTAGAGCCAAGTGATAGATTTGGGGATGATAATCCTGCTAAACAATTTGATACTTTGTTGTATTTGGCATTTCAGCATCCGAGTTGCGAACGGACTAATGCCAGGCATGTGAGATCAGGGCATTCAAGGTTGTGCTTCTTGGGGCAGTATGTTTTGGAATTGGCTTTCGCTGAGTATTTCTTGCAGAGATATCCTAGGGAGTCTCCTGCTCCTTTGAGGGAAAGAGTTTTTGGGTTGATTGGGAAGAGGAATTTGCCCAAATGGATTAAAGCTGCCAGTTTGCACAACTTGATTTTTCCTTATGATAATATGGATAAGTTGCAGAGGAAGGAGCGAGAACCGCCAGTTAA GTCTGTGTTCTGGGCTGTGTTTGGGGCAATATACTTGTGTTTTGGCATGCCAGAAGTATATCGTGTTCTTTTTGAAGTATTTGAGATGGACCCAGAAGCAGAGGACTGCCAGCCAAAATTAAGGAGGCAATTTGAAGATGTAGATTATGTTTCTGTTGAATTTGAAGGCAAGCAGCTCAGTTGGCAAGATGTTGCTG CTTTGCAGCCTCCTGAAGATGCTCTCTTTGCACACCCTAGGCTTTTCAGGGCTTGTGTCCCACCAGGCATGCACCGATTCCGAGGAAATATATGGGATTATGAAAGCAGACCCCATGTTATGCGAACATTGGGCTATCCCCTAACAATGAGAGACAGAATTCCAGACATAACTAAAGCTAGGAATATCGAACTTGGACTTGGGTTACAG CTCTGTTTCCTGCACCCATCAAACTACAAATTTGAGCACCCTCGATTTTGTTATGAGCGATTAGAATATGTTGGCCAAAAGATCCAG GATATTGTCATGGCCGAGAGATTACTGATGAAGCATCTGGATGCTCCTGGAAAGTGGCTACAGGAGAAGCACCGCCGTGTTCTCATGAACAAGTTCTGTGGAAGGTACTTGAGAGAGAAGCATCTCCATAAATATATCACCTATGCTGACAAGGTTCAAGATGCATACGAGCACAATAGAAGACTAAGAAACCCTTCGACAACTGCTGTTAACCATTCCCTTCACGGGCTTTCATACACTATATATGGGAAACCAGACGTGAGGCGCCTCATGTTTGACGTTTTTGATTTTGAGCAAACTCAACCAAAACTTGTATGa